A single window of Neurospora crassa OR74A linkage group VII, whole genome shotgun sequence DNA harbors:
- the frq gene encoding period clock protein FRQ, variant 1, producing MADSGDKSQGMRPPPFDSRGHPLPRRASPDKSITLENHRLARDTSSRVTSSSALGVTESQPQLKSSPTRRNSSGESEPTNWFNQSNRNPAAAFHDESHIMEVDPPFYQKETDSSNEESRYPPGRNPVHPPGGVQLPGFRPVAAHSSAADDYRSVIDDLTVENKRLKEELKRYKQFGSDVMRKEKLFEIKVHGLPRRKKRELEATLRDFAASLGDSSESTSQRRKTGRHGTAVHSSGVSLSKHDSSSSSRSRPVDSAYNSMSTGRSSHAPHSSGPSLGRPSLTRAKSVGTQKVENYLRDTPDGLLPHHIVMTDKEKKKLVVRRLEQLFTGKISGRNMQRNQSMPSMDAPLAPEGTNMAPPRPPPEGLREACIQLQDGDNPRKNRSSKDNGSASNSGGDQTELGGTGTGSGDGSGSGGRTGNNTSPPGAIAPDQRPTRPRDLDPDRVQIPSENMDYIRHLGLVSPEFLQGSRTSYQDVAPDAEGWVYLNLLCNLAQLHMVNVTPSFIRQAVSEKSTKFQLSADGRKIRWRGGTDGTKFSSDSSEDKSQQSPMTEDTEDGSDKNGRRKKRKTQQASSEIGRFGPSRSPSDTFHYKPMFVHRNSSSIETSLEESMSQGSEDAVDESNMGNSKWDFSGSGTTQQRRKRRYDGAIVYYTGAPFCTDLSGDPGDMSPTAQMTAGREVEGSGSGDEVEHVLQRTLSGSSLPIRPLSDDRARVAEVLDFDPGNPPELVADDGSSPNDEDFVFPWCEDPAKVRIQPIAKEVMEPSGLGGVLPDDHFVMLVTTRRVVRPILQRQLSRSTTSEDTAEFIAERLAAIRTSSPLPPRSHRLTVAPLQVEYVSGQFRRLNPAPLPPPAIFYPPFSTDSSWDDGDDLASDDEEVEEVEEDSYSEGQISRRANPHFSDNNTYMRKDDLAFDTETDVRMDSDDNRLSDSGHNMRAMMPRAEAVDGDDSPLAAVTGKEVDMLHTGSSVATAGGAESGYSSSMEDVSSS from the coding sequence ATGGCGGATAGTGGGGATAAATCCCAGGGCATGCGCCCACCACCCTTTGACAGCCGTGGTCACCCTCTTCCCCGACGTGCTTCCCCAGACAAATCAATAACACTTGAAAATCACCGCCTTGCGCGAGATACTAGCAGCAGAGTTACTTCATCTTCCGCACTGGGAGTGACCGAatcccaaccccaactcaAGAGCTCGCCCACCCGAAGGAATTCGTCTGGAGAGAGCGAGCCCACGAATTGGTTTAATCAATCCAATCGTAACCCTGCCGCGGCCTTTCATGACGAGAGCCATATCATGGAAGTCGATCCTCCTTTTTATCAAAAGGAGACTGACTCCTCCAACGAGGAATCCAGGTATCCGCCTGGACGAAACCCTGTACATCCGCCCGGTGGTGTCCAGTTACCCGGGTTCCGCCCGGTTGCTGCTCACAGCAGCGCCGCCGATGACTACCGCAGTGTCATTGACGACTTGACTGTCGAAAACAAGCGGCTTAAGGAGGAACTGAAGAGGTATAAGCAGTTTGGTTCCGACGTGATGAGGAAAGAGAAGTTGTTTGAGATCAAGGTACATGGCTTACCTAGAAGAAAGAAACGTGAGTTGGAGGCAACGCTCCGCGACTTTGCTGCCAGTCTCGGGGACTCGAGCGAATCGACATCGCAGAGGAGAAAGACTGGCAGACATGGAACGGCCGTTCACTCGTCTGGGGTTTCGTTGTCGAAACACgattcgtcgtcatcgtcgcgCAGTCGTCCTGTCGATTCTGCATACAACTCTATGTCGACGGGCCGTAGCTCTCATGCGCCCCACTCTTCCGGTCCGTCGCTCGGACGACCTTCGCTGACCAGGGCAAAATCCGTCGGGACCCAAAAGGTAGAAAACTATCTGCGCGACACGCCCGATGGCCTGCTTCCTCACCATATTGTCATGAccgacaaggagaagaagaagctggttGTCCGACGCTTGGAGCAACTGTTCACCGGAAAGATCAGTGGACGAAACATGCAGCGCAACCAGTCGATGCCGAGCATGGATGCACCACTCGCGCCGGAAGGAACCAACATGGCCCCCCCTCGCCCCCCTCCGGAAGGATTGCGCGAAGCTTGCATCCAACTACAGGATGGAGACAACCCGCGAAAGAACCGTTCCTCCAAAGACAATGGTTCTGCATCCAACTCGGGTGGCGATCAAACCGAACTTGGCGGAACTGGGACTGGAAGCGgagatggaagtggaagcggcgGTCGCACTGGTAACAACACCTCGCCCCCGGGAGCTATTGCGCCGGACCAACGACCAACCAGGCCTCGCGATTTGGACCCGGACCGCGTCCAGATACCATCCGAGAATATGGACTACATCCGTCATCTGGGCCTTGTATCTCCCGAATTCTTGCAGGGAAGCCGGACCAGCTATCAAGATGTTGCTCCGGATGCGGAAGGCTGGGTGTATCTCAATCTGCTTTGTAACCTGGCCCAGCTGCACATGGTTAACGTAACGCCGAGTTTTATTCGCCAAGCTGTCTCCGAAAAGAGCACAAAGTTCCAGCTGTCTGCTGATGGTCGGAAAATCCGCTGGCGTGGCGGAACCGATGGAACCAAGTTCAGCAGCGACAGCAGCGAGGACAAGTCCCAGCAAAGCCCTATGACCGAAGATACCGAGGATGGCTCGGATAAGAATGgtcggaggaagaagcggaaAACGCAGCAGGCGAGTTCGGAGATTGGGAGGTTCGGTCCCTCAAGGTCACCTTCGGACACCTTTCATTACAAACCGATGTTTGTACACCGTAATTCATCCTCAATCGAGACCTCTTTGGAGGAGTCGATGTCACAAGGCTCAGAGGATGCTGTCGATGAGAGCAACATGGGTAACTCGAAGTGGGATTTTAGCGGATCGGGGACAACGCAACAACGGAGGAAGCGTCGATACGATGGCGCCATCGTTTACTACACCGGCGCTCCATTTTGCACCGATCTTTCAGGAGACCCTGGCGATATGTCGCCAACAGCGCAAATGACGGCCGGCCGCGAGGTCGAAGGATCCGGATCTGGTGATGAAGTTGAACATGTGCTGCAGCGGACGTTGTCTGGATCGTCTCTTCCTATTAGGCCGCTCAGTGATGACCGGGCCCGCGTGGCCGAGGTGTTGGATTTCGACCCCGGAAACCCGCCTGAACTCGTGGCCGACGACGGTTCCTCGCCGAATGACGAGGATTTCGTCTTCCCATGGTGCGAGGATCCTGCCAAGGTTCGGATTCAGCCTATTGCCAAAGAAGTCATGGAGCCCTCTGGTCTTGGTGGAGTACTTCCTGACGACCATTTTGTGATGCTCGTCACCACTCGCCGCGTCGTCAGACCTATCCTGCAGCGGCAGTTGTCACGCTCGACAACATCGGAAGATACGGCCGAATTCATCGCCGAACGCTTGGCAGCGATAAGAACGTCGTCGCCTCTGCCTCCTCGCAGTCACAGGCTGACTGTCGCGCCGTTGCAGGTTGAATACGTCTCTGGGCAATTCCGTCGGCTGAATCCAGCCCCACTCCCTCCTCCGGCGATTTTCTATCCCCCGTTCAGTACCGATTCCAGCTGGGACGATGGCGATGATCTAGCTTCtgacgatgaagaagtggaggaggtggaggaagatTCTTACTCTGAGGGGCAGATCTCGCGCCGAGCAAATCCTCATTTCTCGGACAACAACACGTACATGCGGAAGGACGATTTGGCGTTCGATACCGAGACTGATGTGCGGATGGACAGCGACGACAATCGCTTGTCGGACAGCGGCCACAACATGCGGGCGATGATGCCGCGGGCAGAAGCGGTGGATGGGGACGACAGCCCATTGGCAGCCGTCACCGGAAAAGAGGTGGACATGCTGCACACTGGCAGCTCGGTTGCAACCGCTGGTGGGGCAGAGAGTGGCTATAGTAGTTCGATGGAGGACGTCTCATCCTCGTGA
- a CDS encoding mitochondrial protein Fmp25 codes for MASPMMLARTALRPQARRMINSTQWTRSLGRRFRPEPEPQQDKSNLALRILTGVLAGGLVAGAAMAAYPMLTGGNKKEPMKVELIFQEPRKRSISAEESREQLSPQHVQVKHSWEHPGVYAWGSNVGKVVAPDSNELVIKTPRRIAYFDDQVLRDLKLDSNFGAAIDEKGNLVQWGVGFDKDHYKPTVTLKGKDLVKLDLSRDRIIGLASNGEVYSIPVAAADQRAGQKETTASPSSLWSSQAPVNYRPLTPKNLRWGEKIVDVRSGLEHCLMLTSNGRVFSAAASSEDFPSKGQLGVPGLTWTNRPAGPYDQPHEVTGLSGSKIKEIAAGDYHSLALDTEGRVYAFGDNSFGQLGFENDTEHPYVDSPRPVPINKLYHGTNLRPKVTYIAAGGPNSFFTVDARAFQNQLGGDGQGQIVPAKDLGRVNVETWACGEGIHGTLGNGKWTHVSVCPTKVKALSNLFEFDEATNQVVPIRLSRMSVGGNHACAVMDNFTCVDSPLNGNVKSDTDTNFGADVLWWGGNEHYQLGTGKRNNVNTPSYIVPLDTPTRRGPAHAQENRLVQREGESNRFQLTPRKTVKLDGRSVSVEQRAECGRDVSAVYSAA; via the coding sequence ATGGCTTCCCCCATGATGCTTGCCAGGACCGCCCTCCGGCCACAGGCCCGGCGTATGATAAACTCGACACAATGGACGCGGAGTCTAGGCAGAAGATTCAGGCCCGAGCCGGAGCCTCAGCAAGACAAGTCGAATCTCGCCCTCCGCATACTTACCGGTGTCCTTGCGGGTGGCCTTGTTGCCGGTGCCGCCATGGCCGCGTATCCCATGCTCACGGGTGGAAACAAGAAGGAGCCCATGAAGGTTGAGCTGATCTTTCAGGAGCCCCGGAAACGGTCCATTTCCGCCGAGGAGAGCCGCGAGCAGTTGAGCCCCCAGCACGTTCAGGTCAAGCACAGCTGGGAACATCCCGGTGTTTACGCATGGGGTTCGAATGTCGGTAAGGTCGTTGCCCCGGACTCCAACGAGCTTGTCATCAAGACCCCAAGGCGCATTGCCTACTTTGATGACCAGGTCCTGCGCGATCTCAAGCTGGACAGCAATTTTGGTGCCGCCATCGATGAGAAGGGAAATTTGGTCCAGTGGGGTGTCGGCTTCGACAAGGATCATTATAAGCCGACTGTCACCTTGAAGGGCAAGGACCTGGTCAAGCTGGACCTCTCCCGCGACCGTATCATTGGTCTTGCCTCCAACGGAGAAGTTTACTCGATCCCGGTGGCCGCCGCCGATCAGAGAGCTGGTCAGAAAGAGACCACCGCCtcgccttcctccctctGGTCCAGCCAGGCACCCGTGAACTACCGCCCCCTCACGCCCAAGAACCTGCGATGGGGTGAAAAGATTGTTGATGTCCGCAGCGGCTTGGAGCACTGCCTGATGCTCACCTCCAATGGCCGTGTCTTCTCAGCAGCCGCCAGCTCTGAAGATTTCCCTTCCAAGGGCCAACTTGGAGTCCCTGGCCTGACGTGGACCAACCGCCCGGCCGGACCTTACGACCAGCCTCACGAAGTCACCGGCCTAAGCGGCtccaagatcaaggagatTGCCGCCGGCGACTACCACTCGCTCGCCCTCGACACCGAGGGCCGCGTCTACGCCTTTGGCGACAACTCCTTCGGCCAGCTCGGCTTCGAGAATGACACCGAACACCCTTACGTTGACTCGCCCCGCCCTGTGCCCATCAACAAGCTCTACCACGGCACCAACCTTCGGCCCAAGGTGACCTACATCGCCGCCGGCGGCCCCAACAGCTTCTTCACCGTCGACGCTCGCGCCTTCCAGAACCAACTTGGCGGTGATGGCCAAGGCCAGATCGTGCCCGCCAAGGACCTCGGTCGCGTCAACGTCGAGACCTGGGCCTGCGGCGAGGGCATCCACGGCACCCTGGGCAACGGCAAGTGGACGCACGTCTCGGTTTGCCCGACCAAGGTCAAGGCGCTCTCGAACCTGTTCGAATTCGACGAGGCCACGAACCAAGTGGTGCCCATCCGGCTGTCCCGCATGTCGGTCGGCGGAAACCACGCGTGCGCCGTCATGGACAACTTTACCTGCGTCGACAGCCCCCTCAACGGGAACGTCAAGTCGGACACGGACACCAATTTTGGCGCTGACGTGCTGTGGTGGGGTGGGAACGAGCATTACCAGCTGGGTACCGGAAAGAGGAATAACGTTAACACGCCTTCTTATATCGTGCCGCTGGATACGCCTACTCGTCGGGGACCTGCCCATGCGCAGGAGAACCGGCTGGTgcagagggagggagagtcTAATCGCTTTCAGTTGACGCCGAGGAAGACGGTCAAACTGGATGGAAGATCGGTTAGTGTTGAGCAGCGCGCCGAGTGCGGGCGGGACGTTAGCGCTGTTTACTCTGCTGCTTGA
- the frq gene encoding period clock protein FRQ, variant 2: protein MEVDPPFYQKETDSSNEESRYPPGRNPVHPPGGVQLPGFRPVAAHSSAADDYRSVIDDLTVENKRLKEELKRYKQFGSDVMRKEKLFEIKVHGLPRRKKRELEATLRDFAASLGDSSESTSQRRKTGRHGTAVHSSGVSLSKHDSSSSSRSRPVDSAYNSMSTGRSSHAPHSSGPSLGRPSLTRAKSVGTQKVENYLRDTPDGLLPHHIVMTDKEKKKLVVRRLEQLFTGKISGRNMQRNQSMPSMDAPLAPEGTNMAPPRPPPEGLREACIQLQDGDNPRKNRSSKDNGSASNSGGDQTELGGTGTGSGDGSGSGGRTGNNTSPPGAIAPDQRPTRPRDLDPDRVQIPSENMDYIRHLGLVSPEFLQGSRTSYQDVAPDAEGWVYLNLLCNLAQLHMVNVTPSFIRQAVSEKSTKFQLSADGRKIRWRGGTDGTKFSSDSSEDKSQQSPMTEDTEDGSDKNGRRKKRKTQQASSEIGRFGPSRSPSDTFHYKPMFVHRNSSSIETSLEESMSQGSEDAVDESNMGNSKWDFSGSGTTQQRRKRRYDGAIVYYTGAPFCTDLSGDPGDMSPTAQMTAGREVEGSGSGDEVEHVLQRTLSGSSLPIRPLSDDRARVAEVLDFDPGNPPELVADDGSSPNDEDFVFPWCEDPAKVRIQPIAKEVMEPSGLGGVLPDDHFVMLVTTRRVVRPILQRQLSRSTTSEDTAEFIAERLAAIRTSSPLPPRSHRLTVAPLQVEYVSGQFRRLNPAPLPPPAIFYPPFSTDSSWDDGDDLASDDEEVEEVEEDSYSEGQISRRANPHFSDNNTYMRKDDLAFDTETDVRMDSDDNRLSDSGHNMRAMMPRAEAVDGDDSPLAAVTGKEVDMLHTGSSVATAGGAESGYSSSMEDVSSS from the coding sequence ATGGAAGTCGATCCTCCTTTTTATCAAAAGGAGACTGACTCCTCCAACGAGGAATCCAGGTATCCGCCTGGACGAAACCCTGTACATCCGCCCGGTGGTGTCCAGTTACCCGGGTTCCGCCCGGTTGCTGCTCACAGCAGCGCCGCCGATGACTACCGCAGTGTCATTGACGACTTGACTGTCGAAAACAAGCGGCTTAAGGAGGAACTGAAGAGGTATAAGCAGTTTGGTTCCGACGTGATGAGGAAAGAGAAGTTGTTTGAGATCAAGGTACATGGCTTACCTAGAAGAAAGAAACGTGAGTTGGAGGCAACGCTCCGCGACTTTGCTGCCAGTCTCGGGGACTCGAGCGAATCGACATCGCAGAGGAGAAAGACTGGCAGACATGGAACGGCCGTTCACTCGTCTGGGGTTTCGTTGTCGAAACACgattcgtcgtcatcgtcgcgCAGTCGTCCTGTCGATTCTGCATACAACTCTATGTCGACGGGCCGTAGCTCTCATGCGCCCCACTCTTCCGGTCCGTCGCTCGGACGACCTTCGCTGACCAGGGCAAAATCCGTCGGGACCCAAAAGGTAGAAAACTATCTGCGCGACACGCCCGATGGCCTGCTTCCTCACCATATTGTCATGAccgacaaggagaagaagaagctggttGTCCGACGCTTGGAGCAACTGTTCACCGGAAAGATCAGTGGACGAAACATGCAGCGCAACCAGTCGATGCCGAGCATGGATGCACCACTCGCGCCGGAAGGAACCAACATGGCCCCCCCTCGCCCCCCTCCGGAAGGATTGCGCGAAGCTTGCATCCAACTACAGGATGGAGACAACCCGCGAAAGAACCGTTCCTCCAAAGACAATGGTTCTGCATCCAACTCGGGTGGCGATCAAACCGAACTTGGCGGAACTGGGACTGGAAGCGgagatggaagtggaagcggcgGTCGCACTGGTAACAACACCTCGCCCCCGGGAGCTATTGCGCCGGACCAACGACCAACCAGGCCTCGCGATTTGGACCCGGACCGCGTCCAGATACCATCCGAGAATATGGACTACATCCGTCATCTGGGCCTTGTATCTCCCGAATTCTTGCAGGGAAGCCGGACCAGCTATCAAGATGTTGCTCCGGATGCGGAAGGCTGGGTGTATCTCAATCTGCTTTGTAACCTGGCCCAGCTGCACATGGTTAACGTAACGCCGAGTTTTATTCGCCAAGCTGTCTCCGAAAAGAGCACAAAGTTCCAGCTGTCTGCTGATGGTCGGAAAATCCGCTGGCGTGGCGGAACCGATGGAACCAAGTTCAGCAGCGACAGCAGCGAGGACAAGTCCCAGCAAAGCCCTATGACCGAAGATACCGAGGATGGCTCGGATAAGAATGgtcggaggaagaagcggaaAACGCAGCAGGCGAGTTCGGAGATTGGGAGGTTCGGTCCCTCAAGGTCACCTTCGGACACCTTTCATTACAAACCGATGTTTGTACACCGTAATTCATCCTCAATCGAGACCTCTTTGGAGGAGTCGATGTCACAAGGCTCAGAGGATGCTGTCGATGAGAGCAACATGGGTAACTCGAAGTGGGATTTTAGCGGATCGGGGACAACGCAACAACGGAGGAAGCGTCGATACGATGGCGCCATCGTTTACTACACCGGCGCTCCATTTTGCACCGATCTTTCAGGAGACCCTGGCGATATGTCGCCAACAGCGCAAATGACGGCCGGCCGCGAGGTCGAAGGATCCGGATCTGGTGATGAAGTTGAACATGTGCTGCAGCGGACGTTGTCTGGATCGTCTCTTCCTATTAGGCCGCTCAGTGATGACCGGGCCCGCGTGGCCGAGGTGTTGGATTTCGACCCCGGAAACCCGCCTGAACTCGTGGCCGACGACGGTTCCTCGCCGAATGACGAGGATTTCGTCTTCCCATGGTGCGAGGATCCTGCCAAGGTTCGGATTCAGCCTATTGCCAAAGAAGTCATGGAGCCCTCTGGTCTTGGTGGAGTACTTCCTGACGACCATTTTGTGATGCTCGTCACCACTCGCCGCGTCGTCAGACCTATCCTGCAGCGGCAGTTGTCACGCTCGACAACATCGGAAGATACGGCCGAATTCATCGCCGAACGCTTGGCAGCGATAAGAACGTCGTCGCCTCTGCCTCCTCGCAGTCACAGGCTGACTGTCGCGCCGTTGCAGGTTGAATACGTCTCTGGGCAATTCCGTCGGCTGAATCCAGCCCCACTCCCTCCTCCGGCGATTTTCTATCCCCCGTTCAGTACCGATTCCAGCTGGGACGATGGCGATGATCTAGCTTCtgacgatgaagaagtggaggaggtggaggaagatTCTTACTCTGAGGGGCAGATCTCGCGCCGAGCAAATCCTCATTTCTCGGACAACAACACGTACATGCGGAAGGACGATTTGGCGTTCGATACCGAGACTGATGTGCGGATGGACAGCGACGACAATCGCTTGTCGGACAGCGGCCACAACATGCGGGCGATGATGCCGCGGGCAGAAGCGGTGGATGGGGACGACAGCCCATTGGCAGCCGTCACCGGAAAAGAGGTGGACATGCTGCACACTGGCAGCTCGGTTGCAACCGCTGGTGGGGCAGAGAGTGGCTATAGTAGTTCGATGGAGGACGTCTCATCCTCGTGA